In Miscanthus floridulus cultivar M001 chromosome 19, ASM1932011v1, whole genome shotgun sequence, the DNA window TCAATGCACTGCTCTTTCAAATTCAACCTTTGAACGACACGTAATAGTTCTGCAGTATCATTTAgagatttattaaaaaaatatggTATAATTCAATAATAGCGCATATGATTTTCTGTAaaaaagaatgggaaatacaGTGGCACCATTAATTGCACAACCTCTTTATTAGTATTTTTCATAATATGTAGACTAGAAATTTACTGAAAAGGGACAAAGAAGTGGTCCTAATTTTACTACACCCATAGtgaatcttttttctttttcagtaAACAGGCCTATATGACAATCCAGTAGGTACTATAGCATCAGCACAATATACCCAAGAAATGAGTATCCCCATGATAATCTAAAAGAAATACCCAGAATCACAGTACATAAGCCCAAAAGAAAACTAAAGATAACTTTATTACCTACTAACCAGTTGACACCTCTGGCTTCCATCACAAGAACAATTGCCTTCTGCTGCCAATGTCGAAGTGTATCAGAAATGGTTCTATCAGGAGAGCTAGACGTGACTGCAGCCAAATGGTTGCTTGATGGGGTATGCTTTGTGGTATCGGCAATATGGGGAATCCTTCCAACAGTTATTTCCAACTTCATGAAGTTTGAAATTATAGTGATTATGCATACAAGTATATTTAGCATCAGCCTAGCATTTTCCACTGCTTCATCTGAAGATTGATCTTCTGCAGCCAGCAACCTGTTCAAGTTTTTGAGCTGAGCAACAGCAGCTGAATATACCAAAAAAGGAAGCTAATGAGATATAATCCATTAAAAAAAGACTCACAGATGTTAGTTAGAGAATTGAGAAGTTATGTATAATGATGTACACTTCACTGAACAGCAAAGAGGTATATATACAATGAGGTCATGAGCAGCTCAAATCCCAACAAAACAAATAAAAGAAAACCAAACTCGTGGTGGATTTGAAACATGGGGCCTGAGCCTCTTAGAGGGTGGTGGAAAACTGCTCATTAGTTAAGAAATTAGCAATTTGAAGTTCTAAGAGTGTACTTAACAGGGTTTAGGGTTAATCAACTGTTCAAAGTGAGGACGAATAAATGATGTGTAATTGTTGCTTAAAAAAATACATGATGCATAATTTTCAACTTgaatacgcaggagagctgcgagTCATTAATCACCCTTCCATTAAAGAAGAAGGGTTAAAAGGACAGGACAAGAATCCAGTACCCAGACACTTCTTAGAATGGGTGATCAGCACCTGACTGAACTCCTACCTTTTAGTAGAGAAGCAATCTTCTGTACACCACCATAGTAGCTGAATACTTTACAGTTATGCAAGGAGCGAGTCAGAATTTCCAAACACTCCAGAACTTGCAATATCTGTGAGCTCAAACCCAGGTTATTTTGTTGCCCTGAATGATGAATTGTAGGAGATACCGGACTGTTGCCACCTAATAATGCAATAAAAAGAACAAACATGATTtaaatttattttaaaaatatatgATTTAAATTATAAGAATAGCTGTCAAAAGCAAAATCCATATAATGACAAAACCAACAATAGTCTATTTCTCATTCACAAAGTGAGCATTCTACCAGATATTGTTCATTCAGAAAATAAATTCTAATAGTGTCCTTTTGCACTAAGTCACATTGATTAATGCTCAACTTGCTCAAGCATCTGTTCAGAGCTATAAAAGCTAACTTATTTTCAAATCAGTAAAGGTTACCTCTAATGAACTACATTCCACAATGCAACACCAACACAGTGTGTTCAAGGGGAGAAAACACCAACACGCCACAACACAACTGAAAAATAGCCCCAAGTGCAATGACTCAACAAGATAAAGCAAAAGTGTTCAACAAATAGAACAAAAGTTCAGCATTTTAGCAGTACCCTCGGAATAACCTCCTCCTTATTCAACTACTTTAAACTTTAAAGGCATATGATGAAAAATAAGTAAACCTGATTTTACTTCTTCAACTAAGCAAAGCTATGGTCATTGTTATGCCACTGAAAGTTCCACCGTGTTTTGTTTCTCAGCGATCAGCATATTATATATTAAGGCCAGAAGCCCTGAAGGGCATAAAAAGATGGAAAATTTGGGTTAAGGGCTTTCAAGCTTTGTGACGTTTTCTGTGGAGATCTTGGACACAGCAATATTATGCAAAATTCCTGTTTGATGAGCATTAAAATATATAATGTCCACTCAGATGTTTGTAGTTGTAGCACTTAAGCTGATGGCAACAGTTCAGGTATAAGGGGTAAATAGTCATTTCATCAGTTTTCTCACAAGCCACAACCCTATGAGCAGTATATATTACTCCAAACTTTCAGCGCCTGCAGTGTCCACTTGCAAATTGGTACAACTTTGCATTGTCCACTCGCAAAAACAGGTTTCTAGGAAgcaaattccacaaaaatttGATTTTAAGAAGCCAAATTTGTCCAAGAAGAGCATTCTACCCATGCTCAAGAAAGAGTTGTTTCGTGAACATAGACTGGAAGTGGGGAGACTTACCACATGCAACAAACATCAAAATTATGAATTTAAAAAATCAAAGAATATTGGAGGAATATCACACAATAAATAGTCACTATAGAATAAAGCCGCTTACTTTCAGTAAAAGTTGATGTAATtagagaaatctcctgaatcagaATAAGAATGACCTCAGAAGGATGCCCACAAGAGCATCCTACAATTGTTTCATTGTTTCCTAATTCTTGATCAACCAGTTGCTCAATTGGGTGTGGTCCCCAATCTCTGAATGTCTCTACAAATTGCAAGACAAAAATTTGAAGAGATTTTTCCTTCTCGTCCTGTAAGAGCACAAGATGTAATACAGCATAACTGTATAAAGTAGTTGCATAAAATTCTGAACCAATTGCCAGCGGAATAGTTATGTACTACAGCAGGTTAGGTTATCATGGAGCAAAAATATCAATGCTATTTACCATTAAGCAAATATCGGGTTATTGCATTTAAGGCATCGACTTTTACATCTTTGGAAGAAGAAAAAGCATAATGAATCATCATCATGTTAAGGATAGTTTTGGGTCAAAGTTGaaccaaacttcaacttttagAGAAACATATATTGCTCCGCAAAGAATAATCTTAGCTGCACACAAACAAACTCTAATCATGGTGCCCAAAATACTTAACAAGCGTTAAAACAGACTGTTTTAATCATTAGCCTATGATTTTTAAAGATGTTTGTTTGTTCAAACAATTTGTGTTCCTGTCATCTCCTAAGTTATGCTTGGATGACACATTACTAAGTCATGTCATGGATAACAGTCAAATGGACACTAAAATATATGGCCACTGGCTAGTCCTCTAGGCTCTTACATTACATTACATCGTAGTATTGAAACATCTAGCAAATTTTTAGATTGGCAATATGTGTCTAATTTAAGATCCTAACTGTAAGCAGAACTAGAAGGGAACTGCCAGGCTTTCAGAAAAGTACCTTATCAAGTGCATTCTCATAATTCTTCCAAAGTACATTCAAGGCTCCCTCCTCCAGACTACCACTGAAACCAGATAACAGATCATGAGAAGAAACATTCACgcaatcaagtcaagcaccaaAAATAAAAGGCTACAAGATCTGATGACAGATTTATTTATAGAATTAAAATCAGCATATAGATGCTACACTTGTGCCAAGCTGACATGAATAATTTGCTTAATTGGCAAGGATTAATGTGACTTTAAATGCAATGTCATTCCATATACCTATCttacttttttttctcgaatacacagGAGATCTGCGTATCATTGCATTATAGAGAGAAAAGGATCGGCCCCTTACAAACACCACCACCTCACTCCGGGCCGGGCTGCGAGGGGTTGTTTCTTTACATTGAAGAACTTAAACTAAAAGAACTGAGAAAGGGGTGAGGCCTGACCACAAAGACCACCAACCAGCTAAACTAAGGTAGGCTATCCTAGCCCAACACCTATCTTACTCATCAGACAAGAAAAAGAGTTGAAACAACTAACAAGCAGTCCGCTACAATCATACAGTTCTTTGTGTTATTTGGTAGGAAAGACTCACGGGCAAGCTTAACTTGAGGCTACAAGTGGTTTACTTTTATCTGAATCATGACTTAACATCAGTATTTGGTCACAACAAACAAGTTTTTGCTGCCTTCAACGATGAAGAATGCACCTGGCTTGCCACAGGGGCAAATAAGCTTCGGTAGTCTGCGGCAAAATGGTGTTGCAACTGCAAATTAGAAATGGTCATTTCGTCTTTGTTTAGGCTTTACAGTTAATTGAGATGATGCTATATTTTTCCCGTTTTTAAATCTCACTTGCACATATACATTCACTTTCTGTTTCCTTTCCTTCTGCTATTTGCAAAGCCTATGGTTGCACTCATCAGTATAAATTGTCTGTATAACCATTCTTAACCAATGGGTGGATTGGTTCAGGTAATGAGCATGCAAAAACATGCTAAACAACCCGGAATATTAATTTAACAGTCAGGAGCCAATATATACAATTAAACTAGCAACTGAAACAAAGCCCCAGTGGCTCACTGCCGCTTTGAACCACTGATGATGAGTTTCAAGTGGCACAGCATTTCTCCAACAGTTAACTCGAATCTCGCACAATCGCGACGAGCATTGGGGATTACCTAACCCACACGGCCACCGCACTAAACAAGTCGCGTTATGTATAAGGTATTGGAGTGCGAAGGTGAATGAGAGAGTGCGCTCATCCTCTCGCGCATACCTGAAGACGACGCACGGGGTGGGCGCGTCGTCGAAGTCGCCGGCGGGGAAGGAGGTGGTAGGCGCCGCATCACTGCCCGGTGcggggggaggaggaggtggcgccttGCGGAGATAATCGGCGACGCCGCGCACGATGTTCATCTCGCCTCCGACCCAAGCCTAGCACGGCATCCTCGCCGCCGCCTCGCCGGTCGCGAAGAGAAAACCAAGGTGATTCGAATTGGGTCTCGACAGTGGGGATCGCTTGTGGGGAGATTCGCGCGGAGGAATGGGGAATTCCGTGTGCGATGGCGGGCACGCGCTGCAGGGGCGAATCTAGCCTATGTTACTGGGGTCGCCTGACCCCGATGACTTCGGCAAAATTAGAATTACTATTTATCACAATTCATCAACGACGATGACCCACTGTATAAATGTGATGACCCCGGTGAACTTCATGGCTGGATTCGCCCCTGCACGCGCGTCGAGCTCGCCTATGTTTAGAGCGCGAAATGGGGAGCGATCGGGAGAGAGTGActgggagaggagagggaaggagGAGCTTGCGGTTGGGGGAGACGAGGGAGAAGGAGGAAGTTTAGGGGGCGCTTTGCAAAGTGATCCAACTAATCCGGCCGTTAACTATTTTGAAAGTGTCCGCTTCTCTTGCACGCTGGCGCCTTTTGAGGTCAAACGCTACACGGCTATGAAGGCGTATTCTTTCTACATACGTATTGTTCGTTTCCGACTTTCAGTGTTTCCTCGGCATCAGTCTTTCTATATACGTATTATTCGAATAGATGAGAAATCTGACGTGTATGCAACAAAAAGAAAAATCAGGTAACTATGAATATTATCATCATCAGTGGTGTGAGCGAGGAAGCGAGAAAGCTTCCCATACAACAAATCCACCGGGATCGGAATGTTTTAACTACAATTGTTAAATAATATATGAGCTGATCGATTATCAGCGCCACAGTGCAAAAAGGAACTCTGTTCAGCAATCTGAACACCTCAATTATCTCTACCCTCAGCTTCAACTTATCCCCGGAAGTTCCGGCCACCCCTTCGTGGCCGGAAACAGACAAGGTCTTCTTGGGTTCAGGGCTTCAGCTTCAGAGAGGCCTCGTCCGGCGCCCAGAGGCCCGGCCACAGAGCAGCGCGTTCTTAGGGATCGGGTTCTCGTCCCGCCACGAGTTCACCGGCGAGTAGACGCGGAGGTAGAACTGCTGGCCGAGGTACTGCCTGGCCCAGCTCTCCGACCTCACGTTCCACATCCCCACGTTGTCCAGCGGCATGTAGATAGCTGTCCATGACTGAGGGTACACCTGAAAACATGGCCAGTGTAACACAAGTGAACATCAGTGGTTGTTCAGAGTTCAGACATCAGAGCAACTTTTGCAAGCACAGGTGTTTCTTGACTTCTTGTTATGGCACCGCAACAGTGCTGTGATGGCAATTGCATATCCGGGAAGGCGAATCACACACGGAGAGCGACCAATTTAAACGATACCTGCAATGTGTACCGAGCAATGGCGTCTCTAAGGTTGTAGCCCTGACGACTAGCCGGTGTCCACTGTCCTCCATCCATCCTGATCATCCGGAAACAAACAAAATCACACCAATCTTCAGTCATTCAGATCCAGTGATACTAAACATGTCAGGATCAGCAAGAATGGAACTAGGAGACGCACCCGACGACCCAGAACGCGTAACCGTCGATGTGCCATGACTGCACAAAGTTCTCCGTGTTTTCAAAGATGACCTCGACGTAGTCCCGCATGTTGGCCGCCATGACAGATGTCTGGAGGTAGGCGCCGCCACCCGTCGGGTTGTCGGGCATGCTGCCCAGCATGAAAACTCCCGGAATCTTGTAGAAATCAGCGACCTTAAGAGGAGTGTCGGCCGGGATGAAGGAGATGCTGTTGACTGCGTATCTCAGCTTGCCATTGATGGTTGCCCGTGAGTTGGCAAGTCTGATGGTTCTTGTGGTGTTGACAAGGCCGTAGTGGTAAGAGCCTTGAGGATTTGGCCTCGGTCCACTCGCTGTCAGATTCCACCTGTTCAGAAGGTAGGCAACAAAAGTTACCAAAGAGCAAAGAGTCAGGGGAGACAATTTTTTGATGAAAATTGAGACAGTAATGTTGTTAGGTAGTATGATATGATATCCAAAACAAAGTTTTCAGAGGAAGCTAAGATTATTGAAAGAATCGTGACAGTCTTACCGAATCGACCTAGCCTGGTTGAGAGAAAAATCGATCTCAACTGTAGGCGCTGCGGGAGGCGGTACAGTTGCAGCACCATTTGAATTGCTGTAGTGGAGGATGGCAGTGGTGGTGAGGACAGGGGTGGTAAAACGAGTGGAGACAATTATGGAGTAGTCTGCAGGTAGCTGATCAGCAGTAACAAGGAACGAGTATGATTGGCCTAGATGGACATCGATGGATGTGTATGTGCTCTGCATGGTGTGAGACCCTTCCACCTCAACCAGGAGCATGGAATGGCCTTGAATCCTTATATTCACTGATGTTGCTATGCCCACGTTCGACACCCGAAAACGATATGTTTTCCCTGGCAAGATTGTGTCAAGCAAGTTTAGCGCAACTCTACGTATATGAAGATTATTAACAGTTACCAGGCATTTTTGTCTGATGTACTCGATTATATAGTTTACCTTGGTCCACCGTAAATCTGTTGCCATTCCAGCCTTGGCCGTTAATAAGAAGGCCATCAGGAAACGGCAGGTCATTACCACTGTCCAAAATGCCTTTCAAATCCTGCGGAGATTTGTACTTGCAGTGTTAGGGGTGCACTAAAATGGGCGGTAATATGCAATGCAGGATACTTGAGGATGTAAACATACAGTGTGATTGAGCTTGAACCAGTCACCGGCCAATATGGTGAAATCACCGGCAGGTGGGTCAAACGGGACAGGGATCCTCGGCCGGCTAAGAACCCTGATGCCACCATAGCCACCGGCTGCCTTGTGAAATAAAAGGGAAGGGAAGTAGTAGTAGGTCCCGATCTGGTCCTTGAACTGCATGTTGTAAGTGAAATTTCCACCCGGAGGGATCGGGCAGTTGGTACCATACACGCCGTCTtgccatgagctcctcctctgCTGAATTCCTTGCCTGCAATGTAGAACAGTAAAAAAGGAGGAACAGTTAATCCTCGAAAATTGACATTGATCGACAGCGTCGGACAGTGGTCCATGATCAAGTAGCCATGAGATTGATGCATTTAACGCTCAGTATAGTCAGTCGATAGGTAATTTGGACAATGtacattttcttctttttttcttataCAGTTTTCGTGTGACCGCCTTAATGTGGCAAGAGTCACTCTTGTCACTCTCTTAAGGCAAAAGAAGCCACAGATCGCACTAATGTGCAAATTATCAATGCTAAAACCACTGGAGGCCCACTGATCTATGGTCTATGGAAGCATGCGTTGTTTGTACATGTGCTCTTTGC includes these proteins:
- the LOC136526872 gene encoding L-ascorbate oxidase homolog — protein: MGRRMEGPSSPASLVLVVVLLASLLLQARADDPYRFYTWNVTFGDIYPLGVKQEGILINGQFPGPQIDAVTNDNIIVNVFNNLPVPFLLSWQGIQQRRSSWQDGVYGTNCPIPPGGNFTYNMQFKDQIGTYYYFPSLLFHKAAGGYGGIRVLSRPRIPVPFDPPAGDFTILAGDWFKLNHTDLKGILDSGNDLPFPDGLLINGQGWNGNRFTVDQGKTYRFRVSNVGIATSVNIRIQGHSMLLVEVEGSHTMQSTYTSIDVHLGQSYSFLVTADQLPADYSIIVSTRFTTPVLTTTAILHYSNSNGAATVPPPAAPTVEIDFSLNQARSIRWNLTASGPRPNPQGSYHYGLVNTTRTIRLANSRATINGKLRYAVNSISFIPADTPLKVADFYKIPGVFMLGSMPDNPTGGGAYLQTSVMAANMRDYVEVIFENTENFVQSWHIDGYAFWVVGMDGGQWTPASRQGYNLRDAIARYTLQVYPQSWTAIYMPLDNVGMWNVRSESWARQYLGQQFYLRVYSPVNSWRDENPIPKNALLCGRASGRRTRPL